The following are encoded in a window of Bradyrhizobium sp. WBOS07 genomic DNA:
- a CDS encoding ABC transporter substrate-binding protein — MPITTTRRRLLAGSVATLALPAFARAQGAVKPRLTAISQWSAGSDGAAITALGKKFEEKGGVWQHSPVPGFTTEMMNKLRAQIMAGDPPACSQLKGPEIAAWSKIAPTVDLDAVVSAAGYEKVVAPDLAKLHKPGGKWIALPLQIYSTNMLFLSKRAMDKAKADKVPVTWADFNDLAEKMKAGGVAHPIANGGTRPDDGQKFEAALAGISPLAYRAAIMNLEKKALEGPEIKAAFAQVRKIADWMDPNVGAQHFSTNLKRFIDGDMGMMIMGGWAQGVLRNAGFKLEDFVIAPGPSDNSKPVFLLNADAFIFWQRKEADLQAGQTLMAQLVMDPAIQTMYSQITGSIPVRTDVDLSGEGWSEGQRTTAKALKDAIASNQAVLSMAHNMAQENGMTAAMIDVITEFVKNKTIKPEQAATRLAEAVEGAR; from the coding sequence ATGCCGATCACCACAACAAGGCGCCGTCTGCTCGCTGGCTCCGTCGCTACGCTCGCACTGCCGGCCTTTGCCCGCGCGCAAGGCGCGGTCAAGCCGCGCCTGACCGCGATCTCGCAATGGTCCGCGGGCAGCGACGGCGCGGCCATCACCGCGCTCGGCAAGAAGTTCGAGGAGAAGGGCGGCGTTTGGCAGCATTCGCCCGTGCCCGGCTTCACCACCGAGATGATGAACAAGCTGCGCGCTCAGATCATGGCTGGCGATCCGCCGGCCTGCTCGCAGCTCAAGGGTCCCGAGATTGCGGCCTGGTCGAAGATCGCCCCGACCGTCGATCTCGACGCCGTCGTCTCTGCCGCCGGTTACGAGAAGGTCGTCGCGCCGGACCTTGCGAAATTGCACAAGCCGGGCGGCAAATGGATCGCACTGCCGCTACAGATCTACAGCACCAACATGCTGTTCCTGTCCAAGCGCGCCATGGACAAGGCCAAGGCCGACAAGGTCCCCGTCACCTGGGCGGACTTCAACGACCTTGCTGAAAAGATGAAGGCCGGCGGCGTCGCCCATCCGATCGCCAACGGCGGGACCCGCCCGGATGACGGGCAGAAATTCGAGGCCGCGCTGGCCGGCATCAGTCCGCTCGCCTACCGCGCCGCCATCATGAATCTCGAGAAGAAGGCTCTGGAAGGTCCCGAGATCAAGGCTGCGTTCGCGCAGGTGCGCAAGATCGCCGATTGGATGGATCCCAATGTCGGCGCCCAGCACTTCTCGACCAATCTGAAACGCTTCATCGACGGCGACATGGGCATGATGATCATGGGCGGCTGGGCCCAGGGCGTATTGCGCAATGCCGGCTTCAAGCTCGAGGACTTCGTGATTGCGCCAGGTCCCAGCGACAACAGCAAGCCGGTCTTCCTGCTGAATGCCGACGCCTTCATCTTCTGGCAGCGCAAGGAGGCAGACCTGCAGGCCGGCCAGACGCTGATGGCCCAGCTGGTCATGGATCCGGCGATCCAGACCATGTACTCGCAGATCACCGGATCGATCCCCGTGCGCACCGATGTCGATCTGTCCGGCGAAGGCTGGTCGGAGGGTCAACGCACCACCGCAAAGGCCCTGAAGGACGCCATCGCCAGCAATCAGGCCGTCCTCAGCATGGCGCACAACATGGCGCAGGAAAACGGCATGACCGCAGCGATGATCGACGTGATCACGGAGTTCGTGAAGAACAAGACCATCAAGCCCGAGCAGGCGGCGACCCGCCTCGCCGAGGCCGTCGAGGGCGCGCGTTGA
- a CDS encoding carbohydrate ABC transporter permease: protein MSNAAAIRPGRPALPEWVRRLPEYLMIWVPLLLSAAHLVSFSLWTIWISFTPSTLIPVSGWVGLRNYTAVLASRNWQIAFDNLLLFGIAFVVLSAATGLVLAILLDQRIRGENVLRSIFLYPLAVSFVVTGTVWSWLLNPGLGIQKLVHDLGWTSFKFDWLIDRDMAIWTIVVAAIWQSSGFAMALFLAGLRSVDADIIKAAQIDGAGPVRIYRRIILPSLWPITITVVVIQLQFAISTFDLVRALTNGGPGIATQLPALVVYDLMFQRSLLGRGAAAAVLMLLILLAVLVPYAAWRYLQRRRAVHA, encoded by the coding sequence TTGAGCAATGCCGCCGCGATAAGACCGGGCCGGCCGGCGCTTCCTGAATGGGTGCGCCGGCTGCCCGAATATCTGATGATCTGGGTGCCGCTGCTGCTCTCCGCAGCGCACCTCGTCTCGTTCTCGCTGTGGACGATCTGGATCTCGTTCACGCCCTCCACGCTGATCCCGGTCTCGGGCTGGGTGGGCTTGCGCAACTACACGGCCGTCCTGGCATCGCGGAACTGGCAGATCGCCTTCGACAATTTGCTGCTGTTCGGCATTGCGTTCGTGGTGTTGAGTGCGGCGACCGGCCTCGTTCTTGCGATCCTGCTCGATCAACGCATCCGCGGCGAGAACGTGCTGCGATCCATCTTCCTCTACCCCCTCGCCGTGTCGTTCGTGGTCACCGGCACGGTCTGGAGCTGGCTGCTCAATCCCGGCCTCGGGATTCAGAAGCTGGTCCACGATCTCGGCTGGACCTCCTTCAAGTTCGACTGGCTGATCGACCGCGACATGGCGATCTGGACCATCGTCGTCGCCGCGATCTGGCAATCCTCGGGCTTTGCCATGGCTCTCTTTCTTGCCGGCCTTCGCTCCGTCGACGCCGACATCATCAAGGCCGCACAGATCGACGGCGCCGGACCGGTCCGGATCTACCGGCGCATCATCCTGCCGTCGCTTTGGCCGATCACCATCACCGTCGTCGTGATCCAGCTGCAGTTCGCGATCTCGACGTTCGACCTCGTCCGCGCGCTCACCAATGGCGGGCCGGGAATTGCGACCCAGCTGCCAGCCCTCGTCGTCTATGACCTCATGTTCCAGCGCAGCCTGCTCGGCCGCGGCGCCGCGGCGGCAGTGCTGATGCTGCTCATCCTTCTCGCGGTGCTCGTGCCCTATGCGGCATGGCGATATCTCCAGCGACGGCGGGCCGTCCATGCGTGA
- a CDS encoding ROK family transcriptional regulator, with the protein MEMPEQPRSRRQTRAAILTHLLQSGGSFRPPLAKAVRLSEASLSRILFDLKAEGLIEEVRRPAPYVGGPTGLVSLDGSVALAAFELTAQHLSVGVGGLSGELHYAERVKLPKTPTAETVGRAFREAMTLLRDWTRRRRIILAQIGVSIPGLGRLSISANPIIPCDVGRLSEMFDEMFADVPLEITNSVVAHATFHRCRTQNYPFSDTHLFVLVSHGVAGAWMDDPAKAEALQPIELGHMVFEPEGPRCRCGHHGCVEAYASIPALAELLGVAEAELLRLGNEWVNTIPISSRVRQELRRRLFRLGLAIGNTLNVKPCGGVAISGWPSLLAADDRNAVIEGIDACLLGGRKLAQVSIAFVPSSTGNDPQAALAFAAFCLASRGGMPAASTEAA; encoded by the coding sequence ATGGAAATGCCGGAGCAGCCGAGAAGTCGGCGGCAGACGCGCGCTGCCATTTTGACCCATCTGCTTCAGTCGGGCGGCTCGTTCCGTCCGCCGCTGGCCAAGGCCGTGCGCCTGTCGGAAGCGAGCCTGTCGCGCATCCTGTTCGACCTGAAGGCCGAAGGCCTGATCGAGGAGGTGCGGCGCCCTGCCCCTTACGTCGGCGGCCCGACCGGCCTCGTGTCGCTCGACGGCTCGGTCGCCCTCGCAGCCTTCGAGCTGACCGCGCAGCATCTCAGCGTCGGCGTCGGCGGCCTGTCGGGCGAGCTGCACTACGCCGAGCGCGTGAAACTGCCGAAGACGCCGACCGCCGAGACCGTCGGCCGGGCATTTCGCGAAGCCATGACATTGCTGCGCGACTGGACGCGGCGCCGCCGCATCATCCTCGCGCAGATCGGCGTCTCCATTCCAGGCCTCGGCCGTCTCAGCATCTCGGCCAATCCGATCATTCCCTGCGATGTCGGGCGCCTCAGCGAGATGTTCGACGAGATGTTCGCCGACGTGCCGCTCGAGATCACCAATTCGGTGGTCGCCCACGCCACCTTTCACCGCTGCCGCACCCAGAATTATCCCTTCAGCGACACGCATCTGTTCGTGCTCGTCAGCCACGGCGTCGCCGGCGCCTGGATGGATGATCCGGCGAAGGCCGAGGCGTTGCAACCGATCGAGCTCGGGCACATGGTGTTCGAGCCCGAAGGCCCGCGCTGCCGCTGCGGACATCATGGCTGCGTCGAGGCCTATGCGTCGATTCCGGCCCTGGCCGAGCTTCTCGGCGTTGCCGAAGCCGAACTGCTTCGGCTCGGCAACGAATGGGTGAACACGATTCCGATCTCATCGCGCGTGCGGCAGGAGCTGCGCCGGCGGCTGTTCCGCCTCGGCCTTGCGATCGGCAACACGCTGAACGTGAAACCGTGCGGTGGCGTTGCGATCAGCGGTTGGCCGTCGCTTCTCGCCGCAGACGATCGCAACGCCGTGATCGAAGGGATCGATGCCTGCCTGCTCGGCGGGCGCAAATTGGCGCAGGTGTCCATCGCCTTCGTGCCGTCGTCGACGGGCAACGATCCGCAGGCCGCGCTCGCCTTCGCCGCCTTTTGTCTCGCCAGCCGTGGCGGCATGCCCGCGGCCTCGACGGAGGCGGCCTGA
- the gltX gene encoding glutamate--tRNA ligase produces MTSPVVTRFAPSPTGFLHIGGARTALFNWLYAKKHGGKMLLRIEDTDRERSTEAAIAAILDGLKWLELGWDGEVIYQFARAARHREVAEQLLADGKAYRCYASAEELAAMREKARAEGRTRLYDGMWRDRDPASAPGDVKPTIRLRAPQTGETVIEDQVQGRVVWQNENLDDLVLLRGDGNPTYMLAVVVDDHDMGVTHVIRGDDHLINAARQKQIYDAMGWTLPSMSHIPLIHGPDGSKLSKRHGALGVDAYRAMGYLPAALRNYLVRLGWSHGDQEIFSTEEMIAAFDLANVGRAAARFDFAKLENLNGHYIRHADDQSLVKMFEDVLDHVPGRAELKAKLNDTTRAQLVKAMPALKERAKTLIELIDGAYFIFADRPLELDPKAQALLTPENRKLIGQLHAALETVETWSGASTEAALRAFAEENSLKLGAVAQPLRAALTGRTTSPGIFEVLDVLGRQESLGRLKDQSTT; encoded by the coding sequence ATGACCTCCCCCGTCGTCACCCGCTTCGCCCCCTCGCCGACCGGCTTCCTCCATATCGGCGGCGCCCGGACGGCGCTGTTCAACTGGCTCTATGCGAAGAAGCACGGCGGCAAGATGCTGCTGCGGATCGAGGACACCGACCGCGAGCGCTCCACCGAAGCCGCGATCGCCGCCATTCTCGACGGTCTCAAATGGCTCGAGCTCGGCTGGGACGGCGAGGTCATCTACCAGTTCGCCCGCGCCGCGCGTCACCGCGAGGTCGCCGAGCAGCTGCTCGCCGACGGCAAGGCCTATCGCTGCTACGCCAGTGCCGAGGAGCTCGCTGCGATGCGCGAGAAGGCGCGCGCCGAGGGCCGCACCCGCCTCTATGACGGCATGTGGCGCGACCGCGATCCCGCGAGCGCCCCTGGCGACGTCAAGCCGACCATCCGCCTGCGCGCACCGCAGACTGGCGAGACCGTGATCGAGGATCAGGTTCAGGGCCGCGTGGTCTGGCAGAACGAGAACCTCGACGACCTCGTCCTGCTGCGCGGCGACGGCAATCCAACCTACATGCTCGCGGTGGTGGTCGACGACCACGACATGGGCGTCACCCACGTGATCCGCGGCGACGACCATCTGATCAACGCCGCCCGGCAGAAGCAGATCTACGATGCGATGGGCTGGACGCTGCCGAGCATGTCCCACATCCCGCTGATCCACGGTCCGGACGGCTCGAAGCTGTCGAAGCGCCACGGCGCGCTCGGGGTCGATGCCTACCGTGCCATGGGATATCTGCCGGCGGCGCTGCGCAATTACCTGGTCCGGCTCGGCTGGAGCCATGGCGACCAGGAGATCTTCTCGACCGAGGAGATGATCGCCGCGTTCGACCTCGCCAATGTCGGCCGCGCCGCCGCCCGCTTCGATTTCGCCAAGCTGGAAAACCTCAACGGCCACTATATCCGCCACGCCGACGATCAATCGCTCGTGAAGATGTTCGAGGACGTGCTCGACCACGTGCCGGGTCGGGCCGAGCTCAAGGCCAAGTTGAACGACACCACGCGCGCGCAGCTCGTCAAGGCCATGCCGGCCCTGAAGGAGCGCGCCAAGACGTTGATCGAGCTGATCGACGGCGCCTATTTCATCTTCGCCGACCGGCCGCTGGAGCTCGATCCCAAGGCGCAAGCCCTGCTCACGCCGGAAAACCGCAAGCTGATCGGCCAGCTTCATGCCGCGCTGGAGACAGTCGAGACCTGGAGCGGCGCCAGCACCGAAGCCGCGCTGCGCGCCTTTGCCGAGGAAAATAGTCTCAAGCTCGGCGCGGTCGCCCAGCCCCTGCGGGCGGCGCTGACCGGACGGACGACGTCGCCTGGCATATTTGAGGTTTTGGACGTCCTGGGACGCCAGGAAAGCCTTGGCCGGCTTAAGGATCAGTCTACGACGTAA
- a CDS encoding nuclear transport factor 2 family protein, which translates to MSNEADAIASAIIAKWCAGFATLDATALSSLYAKNAFFFGSNPKLYLGRDGVADYFSGLPRWRQPRAVFSDVNAAQAGPDLINMAATISFDLAGERDDLIVKMSWVIIREDGDWKIVNHHASSQAPLI; encoded by the coding sequence ATGAGCAACGAAGCCGACGCCATCGCTTCAGCCATCATCGCGAAATGGTGCGCCGGCTTCGCGACGCTCGATGCGACCGCGCTGTCGTCGCTCTATGCGAAGAATGCATTCTTCTTCGGCTCCAACCCGAAGCTCTACCTCGGCAGGGACGGCGTCGCCGACTATTTCAGCGGCCTGCCGCGCTGGCGCCAGCCGCGCGCCGTATTCTCCGACGTGAACGCAGCGCAGGCCGGCCCGGACCTGATCAACATGGCCGCCACGATCTCGTTCGACCTCGCCGGCGAGCGGGACGATCTCATCGTCAAGATGAGCTGGGTCATCATCCGCGAGGACGGCGACTGGAAGATCGTCAATCACCACGCCTCGTCGCAGGCGCCGCTGATCTGA
- a CDS encoding ABC transporter ATP-binding protein, which produces MAALSIRALSKRYANLEVLKDIALDIESGEFTVLVGPSGCGKSTLLNIVAGLDSPSAGTIEIGGRVVNDVPPKDRDIAMVFQSYALYPSMTVRQNITFGMECRHVPKAEQDAAVANVAKLLQIETLLGRKPSQLSGGQRQRVAMGRALVRDPLLFLFDEPLSNLDAKLRVEMRMEIKRLHQRIGATIVYVTHDQIEAMTMATRIAVMHQGCVQQFADPDTVYRYPANLFVARFMGSPPMNTLPARLEAETDGLAVVIGAGRPDQIRLRLSGYDSAASFVGRDVVFGIRPECIAEGSRVFSNDAPVLVEAPVDMVEPTGAETMVSLRLGGEPAMARISPDIRPVPGTSASFALDTRRICLFDPKTERLIV; this is translated from the coding sequence ATGGCAGCACTGAGCATTCGCGCCCTGTCCAAGCGCTACGCCAATCTGGAAGTGCTGAAGGACATCGCGCTCGACATCGAGAGCGGCGAATTCACCGTGCTGGTCGGACCGTCCGGCTGCGGCAAGTCCACGCTGCTCAACATCGTCGCTGGGCTGGATAGCCCGAGCGCGGGAACGATCGAGATCGGCGGCCGCGTCGTCAACGACGTCCCGCCCAAGGACCGCGACATCGCCATGGTGTTCCAGTCCTACGCGCTCTACCCGTCGATGACGGTGCGGCAGAACATCACCTTCGGGATGGAATGCCGTCACGTGCCCAAGGCCGAGCAGGACGCGGCGGTCGCCAATGTCGCAAAGCTGCTTCAGATCGAGACGCTACTCGGCCGCAAGCCGTCGCAACTCTCCGGCGGCCAGCGCCAGCGCGTCGCGATGGGGCGCGCGCTGGTCCGGGATCCCCTGCTCTTCCTGTTCGACGAGCCGCTCTCCAATCTCGACGCCAAGCTGCGCGTCGAGATGCGGATGGAGATCAAGCGCCTGCACCAGCGCATCGGCGCCACCATCGTCTATGTCACCCACGACCAGATCGAGGCCATGACGATGGCGACGCGGATCGCCGTGATGCATCAGGGCTGCGTGCAGCAATTCGCCGACCCCGATACCGTGTACCGTTATCCCGCCAACCTGTTCGTCGCGCGCTTCATGGGCTCGCCCCCGATGAACACGCTGCCGGCACGGCTCGAAGCCGAAACTGACGGTCTGGCGGTCGTGATCGGCGCCGGCCGGCCGGACCAGATCCGCCTGCGCCTGAGCGGCTATGACAGCGCAGCCTCCTTTGTCGGACGCGACGTGGTGTTCGGCATCAGGCCGGAATGCATCGCCGAGGGCAGCCGCGTGTTTTCGAACGATGCGCCCGTCCTCGTCGAGGCGCCCGTGGACATGGTCGAGCCGACCGGCGCCGAGACGATGGTGTCGCTGCGGCTGGGCGGCGAACCGGCGATGGCGCGCATCTCGCCCGATATCCGGCCGGTGCCGGGCACGTCCGCCTCCTTCGCCCTCGACACCCGCCGCATTTGCCTGTTCGACCCCAAGACGGAGCGACTGATCGTATGA
- a CDS encoding carbohydrate ABC transporter permease produces MRERSFTPSRILIYLVVSLIAAAWLAPLVVVVLNSLRTNEEIAQGSMIGWPQHLAWSNYAAAWSGFCVAETCSGIRPYMLNSALVTIPATIFSTLLGAIAGYAVSLWRFRGDNWIYGIVTLGLFLPQQMRLLPWTIVLRDIGLINTLAGLVLIHTIQGLSFTTLFCRNYYVAIPHELIRAARIDGAGFFRIFWRIILPLSGPILIVTVIWQFTHIWNEFLYGVTFTTGQQQPVTAALIALSAAVADIPQHGVQSAAVIIAALPTLLIYLLGGKYFVRGLTAGAVK; encoded by the coding sequence ATGCGTGAGCGCAGCTTCACCCCGAGTCGGATCTTGATCTACCTCGTCGTTTCACTGATCGCCGCGGCCTGGCTCGCGCCGCTGGTGGTCGTCGTCCTGAACTCGCTGCGGACCAACGAGGAGATCGCGCAAGGTTCGATGATCGGCTGGCCGCAACATCTGGCCTGGAGCAACTACGCCGCCGCCTGGAGCGGCTTCTGCGTGGCCGAGACCTGCTCCGGCATCCGGCCCTACATGCTGAACTCCGCGCTGGTCACGATCCCCGCGACGATCTTCTCGACCTTGCTCGGCGCCATCGCCGGCTACGCGGTGTCGCTCTGGCGCTTTCGCGGCGACAACTGGATCTACGGGATCGTGACCCTCGGCCTTTTCCTGCCCCAGCAGATGCGTCTGCTTCCCTGGACCATCGTGCTGCGGGACATCGGTCTCATCAACACGTTGGCGGGCCTCGTGCTGATCCACACCATCCAGGGTCTCTCCTTCACCACGCTGTTCTGCCGCAATTACTACGTCGCCATTCCCCATGAATTGATCAGGGCCGCGCGGATCGACGGCGCCGGCTTCTTCCGCATCTTCTGGCGCATCATTCTGCCGCTCTCGGGGCCGATCCTGATCGTCACGGTGATCTGGCAGTTCACGCATATCTGGAACGAGTTCCTCTATGGCGTGACGTTCACGACCGGCCAGCAGCAGCCGGTCACGGCGGCTCTCATCGCGCTCTCCGCCGCAGTCGCCGACATCCCGCAGCATGGCGTGCAGAGCGCGGCGGTGATCATCGCCGCGCTGCCGACGCTGTTGATCTACCTGCTCGGCGGCAAGTACTTCGTCCGCGGCCTGACTGCCGGGGCCGTGAAATGA
- a CDS encoding glutamine--tRNA ligase/YqeY domain fusion protein, with amino-acid sequence MTEPVAAEVGRDFIRDIIQADLDQGKYREIVTRFPPEPNGYLHIGHAKSIALNFGIAQEFPGRCHLRFDDTNPVKEEQEYIDSIQADVRWLGFDWGKNLFFASDYFDRLYEWAEQLIRDGLAYVDDQTQEEIRVSRGTLTEPGKNSPFRDRSVEENLDLFRRMKAGEFPNGARVLRAKIDMAAGNINLRDPVLYRILHAHHPRTGTKWSIYPSYDYAHGQSDAIEGITHSICTLEFEDHRPLYDWFIEKLPVPSKPHQYEFARLNLTYTLLSKRVLTQLVRDGHVAGWDDPRMPTMAGMRRRGVPPAALREFVKRIGVAKANSVVDVGMLEFCIREELNRTAQRRMAVLRPLKVVIENYPEGQTEELEAINHPDDPSAGTRKITFGRELYIEQDDFMENPPKKFFRLSPGNEVRLRYAYFVKCTGVIKNDKGEVVELRCTYDPATRGGNAPDGRKVKATMHWLPAATSVPAEIRIYNQLFANPSPDASNFAADLNPNSLEILPDARVEAAVAESNSTEPMQFERQGYFVRDRDSTPGKPVFSRTIGLRDTFAKEVAKG; translated from the coding sequence ATGACAGAACCGGTGGCAGCTGAGGTTGGGCGCGATTTCATTCGTGACATCATCCAGGCCGACCTCGATCAGGGCAAATACAGGGAAATCGTGACCCGGTTCCCGCCGGAGCCGAACGGCTACCTGCATATCGGCCACGCCAAGTCGATCGCACTCAATTTCGGCATCGCCCAGGAGTTTCCGGGCCGCTGCCACCTGCGCTTCGACGACACCAATCCGGTCAAGGAAGAGCAGGAATACATCGATTCCATCCAGGCCGACGTGCGCTGGCTCGGCTTCGACTGGGGCAAGAACCTGTTCTTCGCCTCGGACTATTTCGACCGCCTGTATGAATGGGCCGAGCAGCTGATCCGCGACGGGCTCGCCTATGTCGACGACCAGACCCAGGAGGAGATCCGCGTCTCCCGCGGCACGCTGACCGAGCCCGGCAAGAACTCGCCGTTCCGCGACCGCAGCGTGGAGGAGAACCTCGACCTGTTCCGGCGTATGAAGGCCGGCGAATTCCCCAACGGCGCGCGCGTGCTGCGGGCCAAGATCGACATGGCCGCCGGCAACATCAACCTGCGCGATCCCGTGCTGTACCGCATCCTGCACGCGCATCATCCGCGCACCGGCACGAAGTGGAGCATCTATCCGAGCTACGATTATGCGCACGGCCAGTCGGACGCGATCGAAGGCATCACGCACTCGATCTGCACGCTGGAGTTCGAGGACCACCGGCCGCTCTACGATTGGTTCATCGAGAAGCTGCCGGTGCCGTCCAAGCCGCATCAGTACGAATTCGCGCGGCTGAACCTGACCTACACGCTCCTGTCCAAGCGCGTGCTGACGCAGCTCGTCCGCGACGGCCATGTCGCGGGCTGGGACGATCCGCGCATGCCGACCATGGCCGGGATGCGCCGCCGCGGCGTGCCGCCGGCGGCCTTGCGCGAGTTCGTCAAGCGCATCGGGGTCGCGAAAGCCAACAGCGTCGTCGACGTCGGTATGTTGGAGTTCTGCATTCGCGAGGAGCTGAACCGCACCGCGCAGCGCCGCATGGCGGTCTTGAGGCCGCTCAAGGTCGTGATCGAGAACTACCCGGAAGGGCAGACCGAGGAGCTCGAGGCGATCAATCATCCCGACGATCCCTCGGCGGGCACGCGGAAGATCACGTTCGGCCGCGAGCTCTATATCGAGCAGGACGACTTCATGGAGAACCCGCCGAAGAAGTTCTTCCGCCTGTCCCCGGGCAACGAGGTGCGGCTGCGTTATGCCTATTTCGTCAAGTGCACCGGCGTGATCAAGAACGACAAGGGCGAGGTGGTGGAGCTGCGCTGCACCTACGACCCCGCGACCAGGGGCGGCAACGCGCCCGACGGCCGCAAGGTCAAGGCGACCATGCACTGGCTGCCGGCGGCAACTTCGGTGCCGGCTGAGATCCGCATCTACAACCAGCTGTTCGCCAATCCGAGCCCGGACGCTTCGAACTTCGCGGCGGATCTCAATCCGAACTCGCTGGAGATCCTGCCCGACGCACGAGTCGAGGCAGCGGTGGCGGAGAGCAACTCGACCGAGCCGATGCAGTTCGAGCGCCAGGGCTATTTCGTGCGCGACAGGGACTCGACGCCCGGCAAGCCGGTGTTCTCGCGCACCATCGGACTGCGCGACACCTTCGCGAAGGAAGTGGCGAAGGGCTGA
- the gltA gene encoding citrate synthase yields the protein MDAKPSPKTATLTVGNKNYDLPIHSGSVGPDVIDIGKLYGQSGLFTYDPGFTSTASCQSKITYIDGDAGVLEYRGYPIEQLAENGDFLETCYLLLYGNLPTAAQKKDFDDRVIHHTMVHEQMARFFQGFRRDAHPMAIMVAAVGALAAFYHDSTDINDPKQRMIASMRMIAKIPTLAAMAYKYTIGQPFVYPKNSLKFAENFLHMCFAVPCEDYKINPVLADALDKIFILHADHEQNASTSTVRIAGSSGANPFACIAAGIACLWGPAHGGANEAALAMLAEIGTVDKIPEFIAKVKDKNSEVRLMGFGHRVYKNYDPRAKLMQKMCHAVLKETGHGDDPMLKVAMELEKIALSDQYFIDRKLYPNVDFYSGITLKAMGFPVSMFTVLFAVARTVGWISQWSEMIEDPQQKIGRPRQLYTGVTKRDYVAMKDRK from the coding sequence ATGGACGCAAAACCAAGCCCAAAGACCGCTACGCTGACGGTCGGAAACAAGAATTACGATCTCCCGATCCACAGCGGCAGCGTCGGGCCTGATGTCATCGATATCGGCAAGCTCTACGGCCAGTCCGGCCTGTTCACCTACGATCCCGGCTTCACCTCCACCGCGAGCTGCCAGTCCAAGATCACCTATATCGACGGCGATGCGGGCGTGCTGGAATACCGTGGCTATCCGATCGAGCAGCTCGCCGAGAACGGTGACTTCCTCGAGACTTGCTATCTCCTGCTCTACGGGAACCTGCCGACCGCCGCGCAGAAGAAGGATTTCGACGACCGCGTGATCCATCACACGATGGTGCACGAGCAGATGGCCCGCTTCTTCCAGGGCTTCCGCCGCGACGCTCATCCGATGGCGATCATGGTGGCCGCAGTCGGGGCGCTCGCCGCGTTCTATCACGACAGCACCGACATCAACGATCCGAAGCAGCGCATGATCGCATCCATGCGCATGATCGCGAAGATCCCGACCCTGGCGGCGATGGCCTACAAGTACACGATCGGCCAGCCCTTCGTGTACCCGAAGAACTCGCTGAAGTTCGCCGAGAACTTCCTGCACATGTGCTTCGCCGTGCCGTGCGAGGACTACAAGATCAACCCGGTGCTCGCCGACGCGCTGGACAAGATCTTCATCCTGCACGCCGACCACGAGCAGAACGCCTCGACCTCGACGGTCCGCATCGCCGGCTCGTCCGGGGCCAACCCGTTCGCCTGCATCGCCGCCGGCATCGCCTGCCTCTGGGGCCCGGCGCATGGCGGCGCCAACGAAGCCGCGCTCGCGATGCTCGCCGAGATCGGCACCGTGGACAAGATTCCCGAATTCATCGCCAAGGTGAAGGACAAGAACTCCGAAGTCCGCCTGATGGGTTTCGGTCACCGCGTCTACAAGAACTACGATCCGCGCGCCAAGCTGATGCAGAAGATGTGTCACGCCGTGCTCAAGGAGACCGGCCACGGCGACGATCCGATGCTGAAGGTGGCGATGGAGCTCGAGAAGATCGCGCTCAGCGACCAGTACTTCATCGACCGCAAGCTCTACCCGAACGTCGACTTCTATTCGGGCATCACGCTGAAGGCGATGGGCTTCCCGGTCTCGATGTTCACCGTGCTGTTCGCGGTCGCCCGCACCGTCGGCTGGATCAGCCAGTGGAGCGAGATGATCGAGGACCCGCAGCAGAAGATCGGCCGTCCGCGCCAGCTCTACACCGGCGTCACCAAGCGCGACTACGTCGCGATGAAGGATCGCAAGTAA